Proteins from one Nitrobacteraceae bacterium AZCC 2146 genomic window:
- a CDS encoding serine/threonine protein kinase (product_source=COG0515; cath_funfam=1.10.510.10; cog=COG0515; pfam=PF00069; superfamily=56112): MNELSGYVFSSLREGDIALYRGSGNGLTPILLVVAEETSPGCVERLEHEYALKSELDADWAARPVALTHDNGRMTLVLEDPGGTPLDRLLGRPLDVSHFLGIAIPLAGALRHVHERGLIHKDIKPANILVESASSGVWLTGLRHRFASAARAPDARAA; encoded by the coding sequence ATGAACGAGCTCTCAGGCTACGTATTCTCGTCGCTGCGGGAGGGCGACATCGCTCTATACCGGGGCTCTGGCAACGGCTTGACGCCGATCCTGCTGGTTGTCGCAGAAGAAACCTCGCCCGGTTGCGTCGAGCGACTTGAACACGAATATGCGCTCAAGTCCGAACTTGACGCCGACTGGGCGGCGCGACCCGTCGCGCTTACGCACGATAACGGCCGTATGACGCTGGTGCTTGAGGATCCCGGCGGTACGCCGCTCGATCGACTGCTTGGCCGGCCACTGGACGTATCGCATTTCCTGGGCATCGCGATCCCGCTCGCGGGCGCGCTCCGCCATGTGCATGAGCGTGGCCTCATCCATAAGGACATCAAGCCGGCAAATATTCTGGTGGAATCGGCAAGCAGCGGCGTGTGGCTGACGGGGTTGCGGCATCGCTTCGCGTCTGCCGCGCGAGCGCCAGACGCTAGAGCCGCCTGA